A genomic segment from Klebsiella africana encodes:
- the lysS gene encoding lysine--tRNA ligase, which produces MSEQQAQGADAAIDLNNELKTRREKLAALREQGVAFPNDFRRDHTSDQLHADFDAKENEELEALNVEVAVAGRMMTRRIMGKASFVTLQDVGGRIQLYVARDDLAEGVYNDQFKKWDLGDIIAARGKLFKTKTGELSIHCTELRLLTKALRPLPDKFHGLQDQEARYRQRYLDLISNDESRKTFKVRSQILAGIRQFMVGRGFMEVETPMMQVIPGGASARPFITHHNALDLDMYLRIAPELYLKRLVVGGFERVFEINRNFRNEGISVRHNPEFTMMELYMAYADYKDLIELTESLFRTLAQDILGNTEVPYGDQVFDFGKPFEKLTMREAIKKYRPETEMADLDNFDSAKAIAESIGIKVEKSWGLGRIVTEIFEEVAEAHLIQPTFITEYPAEVSPLARRNDVNPEITDRFEFFIGGREIGNGFSELNDAEDQAQRFQDQVDAKAAGDDEAMFYDEDYVTALEHGLPPTAGLGIGIDRMVMLFTNSHTIRDVILFPAMRPQK; this is translated from the coding sequence ATGTCTGAACAACAAGCACAGGGCGCTGACGCGGCAATTGACCTTAATAATGAACTGAAAACCCGCCGTGAGAAGCTGGCAGCGCTGCGTGAGCAGGGCGTCGCTTTCCCGAACGATTTCCGTCGTGACCATACCTCTGACCAACTGCACGCTGACTTCGATGCGAAAGAAAACGAAGAGCTGGAAGCGCTGAACGTTGAAGTGGCCGTTGCTGGCCGCATGATGACCCGTCGTATTATGGGGAAAGCGTCCTTCGTGACCCTGCAGGACGTCGGCGGCCGCATCCAGCTGTACGTGGCGCGCGACGATCTGGCGGAAGGCGTTTATAACGACCAGTTCAAAAAGTGGGACCTCGGCGACATCATCGCCGCCCGTGGTAAGTTGTTCAAGACCAAAACTGGTGAGCTCTCTATCCACTGCACCGAGCTGCGTCTGCTGACCAAAGCTCTGCGCCCGCTGCCGGACAAATTCCATGGCCTGCAGGATCAGGAAGCGCGTTACCGTCAGCGTTACCTGGACCTGATCTCCAACGATGAATCCCGCAAGACCTTTAAAGTGCGTTCGCAGATCCTGGCGGGCATCCGTCAGTTCATGGTTGGCCGCGGCTTTATGGAAGTAGAAACCCCGATGATGCAGGTGATCCCGGGCGGCGCTTCCGCGCGTCCGTTCATCACCCATCATAACGCGCTGGATCTGGACATGTACCTGCGTATCGCGCCGGAACTGTACCTCAAGCGTCTGGTGGTTGGCGGCTTCGAACGCGTCTTCGAGATCAACCGTAACTTCCGTAACGAAGGGATCTCCGTTCGTCATAACCCAGAGTTCACCATGATGGAACTCTACATGGCTTATGCGGATTATAAAGATCTGATCGAGCTGACCGAATCCCTGTTCCGCACCCTGGCGCAGGACATCCTCGGCAATACCGAAGTGCCTTACGGCGACCAGGTGTTCGACTTCGGCAAGCCGTTTGAAAAACTGACTATGCGTGAAGCGATCAAGAAATACCGTCCGGAAACCGAGATGGCAGATCTGGATAACTTTGATTCCGCGAAAGCGATCGCTGAGTCTATCGGCATCAAAGTTGAGAAGAGCTGGGGTCTGGGCCGTATCGTGACCGAGATCTTCGAAGAAGTGGCGGAAGCGCACCTGATCCAGCCGACCTTCATCACCGAATACCCGGCGGAAGTTTCTCCGCTGGCGCGCCGTAACGACGTGAACCCGGAAATCACCGACCGCTTTGAATTCTTCATTGGCGGCCGTGAGATCGGTAACGGCTTTAGCGAGCTGAACGACGCCGAAGACCAGGCGCAGCGCTTCCAGGATCAGGTTGATGCGAAAGCCGCAGGCGACGACGAAGCTATGTTCTACGATGAAGACTATGTCACCGCGCTGGAACACGGTCTGCCGCCTACCGCTGGTCTGGGTATCGGTATCGACCGTATGGTCATGCTGTTCACCAACAGCCACACCATCCGCGACGTGATCCTGTTCCCGGCGATGCGTCCGCAGAAATAA